Below is a window of Sceloporus undulatus isolate JIND9_A2432 ecotype Alabama chromosome 9, SceUnd_v1.1, whole genome shotgun sequence DNA.
CCATTTCAAGGGATCATTCTTAGGGAGTTTGTAGATAAACTGGAACAGGTTCATAGACCGGAGAAAAGATAGCCATCAGGGAAAATTAGCTCTTAAAAGGAAGGGTTTGGGGATCTCTATATGTTTCATGTGAATCATAATGGAGACTGAAGGGTGATATTTTGGTCTTTGTTACAAGACTCAAAATCTTTTGAACATCAGGGTTGGGACCCTCCAGATCAGTGTTGCCCACAAGTCTTGACGATATTCCCCGAATGTCCACCAAATCCCGAATCCccgaatatttttattattatattcagtcaaaatctctGGAAAGGAATTACgtaattaaattccccggattctgAGGAAttcccggaaattggcaacactgctccagATGCTCTTGGACTCCTGTTTCCATGAACTCCAGCCATTAGATAACaattacattttgtatcagatgttatATCTGTTGTCAGTTGGTTTTTGAGGGATTTTGGTGTTGGAACAGCTTCAGGGGCTCCCCATCCATTTGACATAATGAACACCATGTTTAgactgggtcccatctccaagagatctccATTATATATgcaaaattaacaacaacaacaacccaaaatccGAAACACTTTCGgtcccatgcatttcagataCGGGGGCTGAACCTGTATCAGGTATGCAACACTATACATTTCTCAATACATACATGTCATAATTCTTGCAGTACAGTGAAGAGAAAGATTTTAGCCAAGCTTAAGACTTTTTGCCACCTGTATGCTATGCTCTGATCCCATCCAACAACTAGGTAACTACGAGGTTTAATATTAACTCCACCAGTGTGTTTAGAAGTTGGTTGATGTACAAgaattcatgctaaaataaacaagTTAGTCTTAGAGGCgctgctttatttttttcttccccaaatgTTTATTTTGCATGAGTTTAGTGGGCCTCAGGGTTTAAGCTTCATTTTAAAGTCAAATGTGGATTCAGAGTAGCTGGGAGCGAGGATGTGATGCTCATGAATCTAAATATCAATCTGCATGTCTCGGGATAATGAGGAGGAAACCAATTGTCAaatagcaaaataatattttatgtcgTGGCGCCAGAATGATATATGCCAAAACTGGAAAATAAACAATCCCATTAATCCAAGATGGGTAATGAATTAATAGACATGGTAGAATTAGACAAGCTAACCTGTCTTTTTAAGAGAAAAACACAACTAGATTTGTAGACAATGGAAAATTTGAAATTCTAAAGTGATGAATGGGGTAGCTTGCAATTGTTGGTTTTATAGactaaaattgaattaaattgtATATTGTTATAAGTGTATATGATACACTTATATACTCTACCTGTATTGATAGAAATATACATGTATATGATAGAATAACCAAGTGTAAGTATGGCAGGTTCGCGTTTTTAAAGACGCACCAAGACATGCTAGATGTATGGGGGAAACTCTATGAATGTAAGGATATAAAAAAGTATGGATGATAGAAGATTGCtcctatggttttttttaatgtcactaGCCTCCTCTGAGTCCAAATCCACAAATAGTGACATCTTTAatcagccaaccaaaatgtacaaaatatgtgATGccagcttttgaagttccactggcttcttcatcaggcaaaggtgttaagaatctTTCAGGAGGAACAAAAATTAAATGTGATTTTGGCCCCAgttttgcattttctcaaggtgctGCTGATGTGTTGTTTTTACAGGAATAGCTATGCAAATGGATTGTCCTTTCTTCTGGCCTTATGGCAcggggaacaaagcattccaaagtccaggagataaaatctgAATCCCTTAGCAATACAAAATGTACTATTTTGAGATCCCAGACGTACCATCCTTTGTGAGACCACAGCCCTTTTGTAAGCAGAGAATGTTGAATCTCTAAGAGAAgctctatggcaggggtaggcaacctttttgagccgagggccggttgctgtccctcagacaatgggggggccgaaaccaaaaatacataattaaataattttttaaaaaattaaataaataaataaactgggacaaatgtgggacaaaattttcaaatgaaggacacttttttaaaaatgaatgagacacccaaaaatttgctgatttttaaaaaaaatgtaatataaatgcatgtttcagaggtttcatagacaattgccccccttgcctgccgcttgccccctgGCCGCctctcctgataggccaaaggccccacaccctcacacgagaggccaaaggctccagtggcaatcggcggcaggaccggctggggccggtccaaggccttgccgggccgcaggttgctacccctgctctatggttttgcattaggaaaagtTCTTTTGTAAAATATGCCAATGTAGAAGGAGGGGGACCCACTTGAATAGATATCCCTCCAAAGAACACCAACACACCTGAGAAAACCAAGCCTCTGATTAACACTatcatttaatatatatatttctccgtTATGATTCTTAGCACTTTGCCTGATGAGAAGCCTGTGCGCTTCAAAAgtgtgcatcatgtattttgtgtatttttggcccataaaggtatccctgttttgagGTTTGGTATGTTACTATACTTTgccatatggccaacatggctacccctgaatgtgtTTTCTTGATTTTTGAAGCTGCCCTTTTGTGATGCAGGTCTTACTTAGGAATCCCTGGGAAGAAATGCAATGGTTCTGTGGTCGGCTACGTCCGAGACCTCACCTCTATCGAGCTGAACCTGACAGGGCACTGCATTGCCATTCCAGCTGGGCTTCAGCAATGGCTAcgatgcagagaaagagaaagctcgAAGGAGCTGTATCTTGCCTCTGTCATCTGTTGATCTTCATGACAGGGGAAGTTGTGGGTAGACTCCTAGCGCTAGCACTGTTTCCTGACTGTCTGCTATCAGACTGAGCTTCAGAGCAGAGCTGGAGTCCTCCTGGCGGAGCTCAGCCTTTAGATACAGTGAGTGAAAAAGATATTACATAGTACACTCTTCTTAGCACTGCAACCACTTGCAATGTGAGTGTCACTACATAGCtcattgatttgtttgttttaattccatGCATGTAGCAATGTAGTGTGGCGAGGAAAGGATGGGTAAACCTTCTCCTCACCATACTGACCCACCTGAGGCATAGACATGGATTTACATATTTgagacaggttgagtctcccttatttattattattattaaccttttttatgaagcgctgtaaatttacacagcactgtacatgcaatcttttagttagacggttccctgccctcgggcttacaatctaaaaagacatgacacagaaggagaagggagtggtggagggaaaggatagagtccagcagttcctctctacctccaggcctggaccaggcagatggactggaggaggggttggcttcataatggatggttaatcatttcccAGGGAAAATAcctactctcaagtaggataatatatACAgtgcatagcaatacaggaatggTTTGtaaaacagccaacaacagaacatcagatagaaagcgacaattatgcgatgcctgggaaggcttctctgataggatggttttcaactcgttttgaagctggttaaagaagtgatggctcttctgtggtggggaagaaggttccagagtgagggcagcaagtgaaaaggggcgaatccgggatggggcagggaaatcctgtggctgagacaggcgccttgactaccagaacggagggcccgaggggaaggtgaggagaaagaaggtctgataagtaggaggggccagtccatggagggctttaaacgtcaacagcagaagcttatactgataTGGAAaggaggggagccagtgaagggatgccaacacaggagagatgtggtcataGTGGTGGTggagtgataatgcgtgcagctgaatgctggacagagattaaaggacgaggtgagaaagaggaagcccagtcaggaggacgttacagtaatcaagtcatgagatcactagggcatggaccaggatcttggcagtagaggcagagcgATATGGtcgaattttggcaatattgtacaaaaagaatctacaaaaccttggctgtggtctggatctgagggatacacgacagagaagaggtCAAagtaaaaccaagactgcgggattgctggactggttgaattgAAATGTtgtcacagagacagaaaagaagtgtTGAAATTTGCCATTTGAGGAGGGAgtcaagttgttttctgctgctccagagactaggatccaaacaatggatgcaagctacaggaaaagagattccacctcaaacttaggaggaacttcctgacagtaaaggctgttcaacagtggaatacactcctttcCCGGGTgtggtgagtctccttccttagaggtctttaaacaaggctggatggtcatttgtcagggatgctttcattgagagttcctgctggcagggttggactgaatggcccttgtggtctcttccaactctgtgattctatgcagtGTTTGGAGAGCAGAAGCGTATTGGATTATGGATCTTTTGTATTgccatatttgcatatacataatgagagacCTGGAaatgggagccaagtctaaacatgaataTTGTTTGTCAATATACTCCTATACACATagatgaaggtaattttatactcaatattttaataagtttgtgatgaaacaaagttttgtatggaaagcagaaagcaaaagtgttgtAGCTCAGCCACTATGTGATGATTTTgaaagtttcagattttggaattcttgataaggaaactcaacctgtaagtGTTAAAACTGTGATAATTTATGTCcactttttgtattgttttagctGTATTGTCATAGTCATTGTCATTAAATAGTAAGCTGTCTTGAGCTCCAATTTTAGGAAGTGGCAAGATGtaaatataaacaacaacagTTTTGGTTGATTTCAAACTTTGTGTCTGTAGAAATCTACCATAGAAAGTACAAGACTAGGCGTAGAAATGTGTTCTTACCAAACTTGCACTCTTTGGTGGAATTTTGATACAAGAAGATGAGAAATGCTGTATGTACTGCTGTGTGGTCCCTCTGCCCTTTGTCATTTTTCTCTGTACCACCGCATTCTTCAGGGGGATACATTGCCCATAGCTTGGCCATCATGACAGATGCTGCCCATCTCCTGACTGACTTTGCCAGCATGATGAtcagccttttctctctctggatGTCATCAAGGCCTCCAACCAAAACCATGAATTTTGGCTGGCATCGAGAGGTATTTAGGCTTTGCAAACTATTGCTATCATGATttctttcaaatactgtatatactcatgtataagtctaaaaatttaggttaaaaaattgactcaaaaatcctgcattgacttatccatggttcaatgtagtactgtactttaaccctcattttttaaaaagggaacatcCCTTGGTGGGAAAAAAAGAatgtaatttgtcctggaagcactcacttccctctattctctcattcatcaTCCAGCCAtttaaaatgagttcaaagttatgtctgctggaattttgtaagtggaacacactcccggGAGTGTAATGGagttcttccttggaggtctttaagcagaggctagcgttgtcggggatgcttggatttcctgcatggcagaatggggttggactggatggtctgtgcggtctcttccaactatgattttatgattctatgattctataagttcttttggcactgttttcctttgcttcatcatttagatcctttacTACATGccgctaagttttaccctcgacttatccactagtcatataaaaatccataattttggcccccaaacctgccctcgacttatacatgaggtcgacttatagttgagtatctaCAGTATGTATGTTGggctggggaaagtgtggcctttGGGCAGCAAGCAGATCTGTACCTTCTGATTTAGCAGGAACAGGcctgattaatcctctctcatcCTACTccttgtcaaattgggacagtcaGAGGGTATGTAAAGGTGCATGATGAATATCATTGTTCTTCAAGAGGCTGCACTGCCCCAATTTGTCCATCTGTACTTCTTTTCAAAATATAAATCTACTTTCTTAACAAAATAGATAATTTCACCTGTACTTGCACTTCACAATTAACCCCAACTGTCTGATTTATCTAGCTAAACATAGGTCTGCCTAATGAAATAGATAAGCCTTTTCTGTACTTGCAATCTATCATCCACTCCACCCCaaatatattttacacacatacacacattattcCTGCATTTTCTGTTAGTGCTATGAGCACTAACAGATCCCATCTTATCTTGTGGTCAGCCCTacttagtatttggatgggagactgccaatgaataccaggtgctgtaggctacttTTCAGAAGCGGAAACTagcgaaaccacctctgagtattccttgacaaaaaaaaacaaaaaaccaccctttgaaattcatggggtctccattaGTCAACAGGTGGCTTCaaagcacatatacacaaacTAGCAGTTTTGGCATGATGGCACAAGaatggctgagagcatgtgagacAGCCCTGTATAAGGAGATCTCATATCTCACAGAAAccttaaaacacaaacaaaactcATAGTGGCTGATCAGCCATCATGAGGTACGAAGATTACTCATAAGCACCAAGCTTGAAAGGAGGAAAAGCAAACACTGGGCTGGCCACCACACTCTCAGCTTGCAGACCCTTGCATTTGATATGTAATAGAATAGGTGTGAATATAATGCTTGGTCTTGCTCTGCTGGGTGTGTACCTGGTGGCTGCTCTCACCATCTGAAGGAATATGAGGACCACAGGACATTGGATATAAAGCATATTTTAATTTTCCAAATAGGAGACATCTCCCATAAAACAGGACACACAGGAACCCCAGAATAAATGCATTTAGAAAGAGTCTGTTAGGCAGTACTTGCTATTTCAGCCTCTGACACCCAACCTAATGTTCTTGGCTTTGCAGAAATCTTGGGAGCCCTCTTGTCCGTGTTGTCTATCTGGGTGGTGACAGGTGTCTTGGTCTACTTAGCAGTGCAACGGCTCCTCTCTGGTGACTACGAAATAGAAGGGACTGCCATGCTTATCACCTCTGGTTGTGCTGTGGCAGTGAACATCATGTATGTAATTGATGCAGAATGGCCTGGGTTGTCTCATTTCAGTGGGTACAGAATGCAAAAGGAGGTGAAGATTTCTGTGGTTTTCCTTTGGTACCTCTCCCAATCTCTCTTCATCTCTTCCTATAGAATGGGAATCGCCCTCCACCAGTCAGGACATGGTCACAGCCATCACAGTCATGGTGAGGGAATGCAGAACACCAGCGTCCGAGCTGCCTTCATCCATGTGGTTGGGGATCTTCTGCAGAGCATTGGAGTCTTGATAGCAGCCTACATCATTTATTTCAAAGTAAGGACACAGTCAGGGAGGAATTTTAACTCAAGGATAAAGTAGGCTCCTACAGATGGGATGAGGACATGGCCATCATTATCATTTCCAAATAACTAATTACTTGTAATAAACTCATTTCCCCAGCAACAAAGGTATAACGTTATATTACAATTGTATTTTAACAAAGGATAAAGTCGTTccttctgtgaagtcactttatGACAGGAGGACATCCCGTCTTTGCTCCACATTGAGAAGTTGAGTCAAAAGGCAACTTCTGCACTGAGAATGAGACAATGTCCGCTCTGCATGTGGAGACAGCAAGCTACTTTAGTGGTCTAGGGTGGGTTGTGTGGCATGGAAGACAAGAACAGCTGGGGAATATAGGTGAAACAACTGGGAAGCTCATGCCtttcaacatttcactgatgaaaagcAGGACAAATGTGACAGAGCAACATGAGAGTGTGGTTAAGgtgccaaaagttattaatgaggaagaacaggtaaactaggagagcctgcagcactttgcttttgcctaagtgaACTAGGAATGGCAACATTTCATGCCCTCCTCTCCTGTCttccactgagttaactgagtgtaaactGCTATTGCAtgttgaactcattttgcagcaactgagcgagctgaggacaaaggaggaaagtggggagaagagaaagaaattgggacactaaaagaagctgaaaaagaggGATGGCAGATGATTAATGGgtctgtccctgacaaatcagaacagttgaaaGGTGTGGAAGCTGTCATTGCTGCTGACCCCCAATATGTACTGCCTCAGATGCCAGCCCTGGTGTATTGCAGAAAAGGGATTTAATCCATAAAGTGAGAGACAACTCATCATCTGTATTTTTATCCTTCCAGCCAGAATACAAATATGTGGATCCCATCTGCACCTTCTTGTTTTCCATCCTAGTCCTTGCAACAACTTTGAGCATACTCCGAGATGTTGTTCTGGTGCTCATGGAAGGCAAGTCCATCTGGAAGTGTGGGGCGAATCCACCTAAGAATGTAGAAATAAAGCTGGACTACAAATAAAGTAGATCAGAATAGCCTTGAATCTGTGGGAGGATTGGGGGCACAGAGTACAATGGAAGAGGTATTCTGTGCCAAAGCAACATATGATCGGCTTGAAAATGCAGGAAGTCattaatttcaatttattttcctTAGAATTCCATTCCGAGGGACTGAGCTGGATAATAATAGGCCCAAGGGAATAATCTGCCCCATAATAATATGCTTGACTTTGTATTTTCTACCTGGTTGAAATAGTTTTTATATGCTTCACTTGGTGAACATTTGGTGCTGTTCTTGTTGCACCAAAtatctgatccccccccccccccagtttacaAGCTTGGCATCTTTTTTGGATGAAGCTATGGTCTATACAtagtaaaaataaagcaaatagtaATTTTATTATCTCATATCATCATCTGTTTGGGAATGGAATGGAGGAGTTTGTCTTGTCCTGCATGTCAAGCACTAAAATATCTTGGGCCTCACTCAGTCTTGCTGAGAACCAAGCCATTTTAAATTCCACTTACCATCCTTCAATTGTGGTTTGTCTTAGCTTGGTACTTCTGCATTTTGTTTCTGtgtccttttgtttttaaaacaacgtTTTGTTCTTCCATAGGTACCCCCAAAGGTGTGGATTTTAACAATGTGAAGACGATCCTGTTGTCCATAAATGGGGTGAAAGCCCTTCACAGTCTCCATATCTGGGCTCTCACGGTGTCTCAGCCTGTATTGTCAGTCCACATTGCGATCAGTAAGTTACATTTGAGGCTGGGCTGACTTTTGGGGGGTGGGAAACTACTGTCCTGAATTCTAGACCTggtacagagtttggaaaacttcttttctttcttacttcccccccctttttttttttggcccccaACTCTCAGATTTCACCAGTCAGCCTGTTTTTTTAGATGGATGATCTTTTTGAGCTTCTCTGGGAAGCATTTTAGCTGTAATGTGGGATAAAAATGTAACCAATGAATGAATATGTATCCCAACATACTTTCTCGTTCCTGGTGGTTCAAATGGATGGTGTTTTCCTTTGCCCCACTCTTGTTGTTTTCCATCCCAGATGCAGACGCAGATGCACAGACTGTCTTAAAGGAAGCAAGTTCTAGGCTGCAGCGAGCTTTCAATTTCCACACCACGACCATCCAGATAGAGAATTACTCCGAGGACATGAAAGACTGCCGAGAGTGCCAGAGCCCTTCTGACTGACCCTTTGTACCCCTGGGAAGGTCAATGAGCAACCTATGGACGGATCTCCCATCCTTTCTAAGCTGCTACCTCAGAATTTCTGCCAATGGGACCTGACTTTTGGGTCCCTTGCA
It encodes the following:
- the SLC30A2 gene encoding LOW QUALITY PROTEIN: zinc transporter 2 (The sequence of the model RefSeq protein was modified relative to this genomic sequence to represent the inferred CDS: inserted 4 bases in 4 codons) → MERRPGEAEKSHLLNSLENRSYLGIPGKKCNGSVVGYVRDLTSIELNLTGHXHCHSSWAXSNGYDAEKEKARRXLYLASVICXIFMTGEVVGGYIAHSLAIMTDAAHLLTDFASMMISLFSLWMSSRPPTKTMNFGWHRAEILGALLSVLSIWVVTGVLVYLAVQRLLSGDYEIEGTAMLITSGCAVAVNIIMGIALHQSGHGHSHHSHGEGMQNTSVRAAFIHVVGDLLQSIGVLIAAYIIYFKPEYKYVDPICTFLFSILVLATTLSILRDVVLVLMEGTPKGVDFNNVKTILLSINGVKALHSLHIWALTVSQPVLSVHIAINADADAQTVLKEASSRLQRAFNFHTTTIQIENYSEDMKDCRECQSPSD